The genomic interval taaTTGATATTTTAATGAATATACTGTTGCACTAACGAGATGTGATGTCCTCTTGCAAGGCTAGTGGTGATAGTAGCTGTTCCACCTGGTAGAACTCTTCAGTCTTTGACCAGCACGCTCTTCTCTTGATGTAGACAGACAAACACGACATCACCACTAATGAAACTATCTATGCAGCTTACCAGCTAGCTAACGGTTACCAAAAACTGCTTAGCATTAGCGTTACACAAGAGCATGCCACAGGCTGCACCACTAGttataatacaaaaacaaataaaaaggatgAGCTCTACATTAATACTAACTTTTCGCTAACTAACTTTTTAATGCTGTGGCAGCGTTCCAAGCTTCATGATTAtttctttgtgctgtgtttaaTTATGAGTGACGGTTGCTGTGAGGTCAATCCAGCTGACTAGCTTTCTGCCCCATAAACAGACCATGTGTCCTGATGTGTTCAGAGGTCCGTGGGGAGGAAGCCACTGCAGGGACTCTCCTGTGCAGACCATCAGAGAGTGTAGCTGTGCCCAAGGTACACTAACACCTGAACCTATGGCTCAACACACTCTGGTTATCTCTCTTGCTGCTCTCATAAATAGGCAAAACTCATCACCATCGTCTGTGGGTCTGAGCATTACAATCCCTTCTGCAATATTCCTACAACAAATGCAATCTGTTCAACTTCCACTGTAAACTTCCTGAAATTGAATTTTAGCTGTATCGTATGTCTGTGTCTCAACTAGAGTCTGGCTGGAAATGGTCATTGTCTACTTTGAAATCAGACGAACTTGAATTCATCTTCATCCCATGGAGTCAAATGGTTTTTATTAGAACTAAATCCTAGATACCTTTTAGAAAGTGCCTGTTCTCAAGTATTTAAAATCTCATGCTGAAACAGATTTTAGTAACATTTAACTTATCATTTAGAGATTAGAAATGTGAATCATGGTATTGTGATATGAGACATTTGTTAATACTATTGTATTCTATTGTATGGGAAGACCATAATAATTACTCAGCCTTAGCTGCTGTAAAGTGATAAGCACTGATTTGGCAATATTCCATTTATACCTGCTGGTTTGTCACCAAAACAATTTTCTTTGGTCCCACAGGTCATTGCATGGCAAATGAACAATACATTGGACAGCTCAAAGAGACATTTGCTACGAGTGTCCCAAGTCGAATTGCTGCTTTCTTTGGAGAGCCGATTCAGGTACTGTATTCTGTAGTGGAGTATTGACTTAACTTGATTCACTGTGTGTCATGGATGTGatatttgcaaataaaaacatgaatttattgAATAATTGGAAACAGAACTTTGTTGAGTCCTTGTTTTCTCATGTTTAATGCAACTGCTTGAGTTAATTAagatgggtgttttttttgtacaggGAATGGGAGGAGCTGTGCAGTACCCTAAAAACTACCTGAAGGAGGCTTACAAacttgtgagagagagaggaggggtctGCATTGCTGATGAGGTTAGACACACAAAGTTATGTTATGCTCAAAAATAAAGCATATAAAGCAAACACCATACAACAAGGCTAAGATCAGGCCCCATTGGTCAATGTGAGAACATGATAGCAAGGTAGTTGGAGGAGCCAGTTTCCATCTCTCTAGCACTAATGCTTGCATCATATATCATGaaatctgaatttaaaaaaaaatgtaaagacacTAATCTGTTTTTCACCCGACAGGTCCAGACTGGATTTGGCCGAACAGGAAGTCACTTCTGGGGTTTCCAAGGTCATGACGTCATTCCTGATATGGTTACAATGGCGAAGGGAATTGGTAATGGATTCCCAATGGGAGCTATTGTTACTACACCAGGTGAGATAATACTGTGAGACATAAAAACCTTGATAGAAAATCTGCTtaactcattaaaacataaaatacaataaaaacaaaaaggctgaGTGGTAGATTCAAGTAACACAAGAAGATCTCTGCCTGGTCTGCTCAAATGTTCTCTACATGCGTGAGAAAAACATGTGTTACCTTGGTTTATTTGTTGAGGTAGCTAGTTGCCATAGCTGTCTCTTAGTAATCAACTTTAGATGTTCTAACACGTACTTCACTCAAAGAGCCCAccgttttctttttcatgtccCTGTAAAATCCTACTGGGTGGCCGTTCTATGAATGTTCAGAAAATTCACATAGTCTgaggaaatatattttaagttttaatttgaAGCAGCAGTGAGTGGAGGTGTGAgcttgtttgttcatgtgttttccAGAAATTGCTGCTTCTTTTGGGAAGGCCTACCACTTCAACACCTTCGGGGGAAGTCCTCTTGCTTGTGCCGTTGCTTCATCAGTGCTTGATGTAAGATTTAATCTTCTCTTTCTACATCAGTCCTGTACATTAGCACACAGTCCAGTCTTTTATTACTGTAGCTGAGGTTAAAGTCCATAATCACTCAAGCACGCTGAATTCAAATTCATTTATAATgtttaaagtccaactgaaattaaattgcatgttttttgttttgtgctacAGCAAACGTATCTGCTCTATAAATCACATCCTGTGTGTGGAAAGAAatctgacgggggggggggggggggcagtacagtggagagaaaacagagagaagccaGATGGCTAGTTAGCAGTTAGCCTGCCAGCTACCAACTAATCCTAGTATAGTATATAACCTCATCTggcatttaataataaaaactattGACAATAAATTcataaacactgacattatATTTGACTGCATAAATTATTAATGATTAAATGTGATATCACTTGGACTTTAACATTAACTGACATATTTTTACTCAACAGACTATCAAAGAAGATGGCATACAGCAGAACAGTCTGAATGTGGGCACCTATATAATGACAGAACTGGCAAAACTCAGAGACAAGTATGAGATCATCGGTGATGTCCGTGGAAAAGGCCTGCAGATCGGCGTGGAAATGGTCAAAGACAAGGTGCTGAGTTTTTAACAGAGGTGGCGCTCACCTCTCCTCGCATGTGTGTCAGCGCCGTGCTTGCCCGCGGCCATGGTTCAGCAGCGCCCCAGTTAAACATTAGCAGCAGTGACCGTCTGTAACTGTGAGGACGACAATCTCAGCTGCAGTACATGTACTACTGACTGGAGTtctgacatgttttttattCAGTCAAATCTGGcagatattttatttgaaaagggAACAGACATCTGGCAAATATCCGGCTGAGGCATTAAGTCAGTGTGGGTTAGGGTCTAATTTGAAagactcttcctctcttgctaatacagttttcttgtgttttgtgggAATTAGGCAGCAGCTTTCTGCCCTGTCTATTTCtattatttgctttattttgacCTGGAAACATTTAGATCACTCACTTAGCTgccttttgtatttgtaatttaCAGTATGCTCTGCTAGAAGTGTTTGTGCATCAGTAGTAGTACAAAATTGTAATGTAGCAACAAGCAGAAGGATCTCAAAAATCTGGATCACTTGTAGCAAACTCTGGATGACCCCATTAGTAAAGAGGATTATTACACTTTACAATACGGTACACAAACATGTGAGTAGTTACTAAGGAGCGAGAGAAGATCAAATCAGGAAACACCTGATAATTAATGAGTCGTTAATGAGTAGTTCCTGAATTACTCCGAATTGAGGACTATAGAATAGATAATGATGAGTTACTAAagaacagactgggagatactttattaatgaatcattaggtAAGGATTAGTTCGTCCGTCAATCAGAATAATGACCACTGTCTTCATAAGTTCTTCTTGATTAGCTCTGAACAAGTAATCATTACTAATTACTTAATAATTAGTTACTCTGTTTGTGCACCCTCAAGTCAAGTGGTACATCATACTGAGTAGTTACAGTGTGGTCCTTTTGTTACTTCATGATTATCTGATCATTACATTATGGACGTTTTGATTGGACTTTAATTGTTAAGTCCACAACATTATTCGCTTCATCCATTTAGTAGtaccttcatttttattttacaattgtTTCTGTTAATTTGTCCAGCACTTATAGGTGTCCCCCCCACAGTAATATAAGGGGAAGTTACCACTTTGACCATCACATCCATCATATGCAATATCTGACACTATTAATGACATACACATACAACTCTATTGTCTGcccttttgtactttttacagttCGAACTAATAACTGATTGACCATGAGGAGGAaccattaccatcatcatcatttgaaCTGCCTGCTTTCTACCCCTTGGTTATTATTAGCCTGGAAATTATAGATGTAGTTCACTAAGCTTTTTCTTGCAAACACTTCGATACAGGTGCTTTCATTGACAACAGCTCAGCcagttcttgtgtttgtgtacttggAGCTTGTGCACATGTTTAGCCTCTCAGGCCATTTAGTATAAGTGGTTAGTTTATATAACACATCCACCCGTTTTTATCTCTTCATCATCCACAGGCCAGCAGAGACCCGCTGTCTCCTGAGGCCATGAGTGAGATCTTTGAGGACATAAAGGACATGGGAGTCCTGATAGGGAAAGGAGGAGTCTATGGACAGGTATGGACAGGGTTCAAATCCAGCCTGGGCCCTTTGTGcatgtcatctctctctgtaCTGTCCTATCAAATAGAAGAAATGATTGATCTCGCTAAGTATGTGCACAATTACCGGCACTTAAAGCAGACTGTGTAACTCACTAAACAGCCGcgactgtggccacaagtgaaaatgaaaggataacagaaaatgcttaaaaaaaagacagaagctcATTAAGACTCTTCTTCTCACCACTTCAGGCCTTCCGCATTCAGCCCCCCATGTGCATCACAAAGGAGGACGCCGATTTCTTCCTGGCAGTTTTTAACACGGCCATCTGCAGCTacatggacagaaaatgaacgGCCCGAGGACCGACCCCAATCAGCAGTGGACTGCATTTTTAGAAatcttttaaaactttaaatatgTAATGTTAATAATTTTGCTGACTGCGTTATTTCCATTGTAACTATGATCTGCACGTTATCATTATGAAGACACCTACActgtcattttgttcttttacaGTGAGGACTCAATTAATCAATACACTGAGCAAGCACTGCtcttatatatacacatatatatattatgctGTTTAGATCAACTGAATCAGCAGTCAGTTGGCTCTGACTAAATGAGTGTAATAATTATGTTTGATGAAACAattatttgtgcttttacaTATTTGCTCAAATAGGTACAGGCGCATGTTTTGTATAGACATATCCAACATAGTAATTTATTGTTAAACATGGTTACTTGAGGCATTAATGCAAATATTCCAGAGTTGTtgtataaatacaaacatgcagtaTCACTTTTATGATGCAGTAATACCACTACAGAGCGCTTCATGACAAACCAAGAGGTACGATTCCCAAAACAGTAAAGGAGGGATATTAACGGTGAAGCATATGCACATCCTGTATTTTCTCCACTGGTTTATCAGTACAGAAAACTGCTCAAAGTTTCAGTGGAAGACTCATAACAGCAACAGGAGTCTCaatctctcacacatacacggCTGTCTCCccaaacatgaatgtgtgattttttttaaaactatctGCTCCAATAAAGTCCACTTTCAAAGGCTTTTTCTCGTTTATTGTCGTCTCAGAGCATCAGCTCCTGTGTCCCTGCAGAGTCAAACTCTTTCAGATGAAAGATGTGTTATCTgttcttcctcttgtcttttttgCTCTTGCTCATGGAGCTGTGAGCAGCGTTTGAGGAGATTGCAGAGGCGTGGCCGCTGGTCTTCAGGTGGTCAAACAACTTGTTTCTTGTGGGGAACTCGTCGTTACAGGTCACACAGCGGAGGTTTACTTCATTCTGGAAGTGGAAACGGGGATATGAGatttaataatacaaatatggATAATATTCTTACAGAAAGTGCCAAACTGAGGCAGAAGAGATtcgtaataataaaaaaggactAAATGGATAATAATCACATACAATATCATTAAACTCTGGGCTTTACTGTACAAACCTCAGGAAACTGTTCTCCTCCTGTGTTTGACTTGTCATTCTTCGGtttgtcttttcctcctcccttctttccttttgtcttcCCAGAGGTGCTgagacaacatttaaatgacagaTAAACAAAGATCAGACTCTAAAGTGCAAAGCAattaaagatacattttaaaactctCAAATAATTCATGTTATCCTGTCTAATTCAATTCAGGAATTAACTGTTAGTCCTTCACAAATGTCGAGATGAGGTTCCTGTTTTTCCAAAAAGGTTGTTTCCTCTGATTTGAATTTTACATCAAGAACTGAATGAGAACACCTTTTAAATGCAGTGAGGCTGTTTCCAGCTCTAATAAACCAACAGTACAcaacctgcccagcaccaaatagccaacagacaaagttagactaactggtgaacatagtggagcaccGAGCAAGCTAGGCAACTGCGTATTTCCTCAGGAGTTTTCctcagagctaaaaggagagtaaatattggacttatattcatcaggCTGCCAGAAACACAAGAATGCTAATgcatctctgtgtctgctggatgcgtAAAAAGGCAACTGATTGCCAACCAATTTGCCATAACAACTTTCCAAGGTCAGAATATGTCAGATGTTTTCAGCCtcttctgctgcccccaagtggccaaaattaTTAATCAATGCAGCTTAAACATTCAGCACTACAGCAGCCAACTGGCATTTTCTTGGTCCCCTCAGTAGAATGGGGTATAATCATCAGTCATTATTGCCAAATTAAAAATTTTGTCATGAAACAAGAGAGGGCTTAAGTCTGGTCTAATAAGAATTCATTTGTGGCATCACTGAAACCATCACAATGCTCCCTTTTGAACAAATCCAGAGAACCAGACCAGTGACTGTATCTGGTATCATGAAGAACCATTCACAGATCTGGAGACTGGACTGACCTCTTGACTTCTGTGGGAGGGAGATCATCCTGCTTCTCAGGCTCTGTAGGGTCCGCTGACTTCTCAGGGGCTTCTTCCTCGGTGGTCAGCGctggtttctcctcctcctcatctggagcactctgctgtggaggaggagagcatgAATAGAGAAGGCATTCAGAGTACACTAGACCAGGCACAGCCActgaaagaaagtaaaagatgTTACTCACACGTACGactttctgctgtttctttttcctcttttgctttttggACAGCCTGTGTAGGTGGAACGAAAAATGTCCGTAAAAACAACTAAGAAGTTATATAAAACAACCCTGGTGAAAAGTAAGTAAGTTATTTTCTATTATCACATCCAGCTACACACTTTTGCCTTGgcttgtcttcctcctcctcttcctcctcctcctccccttcctgctcattttcctcttctcttccgtCCTTTCTGTCCGGGTTCAAACCAAGTGAatcctcttcttcctgcagctgctgccgcAGCAACGCCACCATCTCCCGGTGCTTTTTGGATTTTTCATGGTTTTTCATTCTgtagagaggaaaggaaagaaacgATGAAAAGAGACGTAAAAGGCCTTAACAACACAGACTTAACAGAGTGTGAGGTGCATAAAAGCTCTGCAGATATGTACAATTATCACCAACCAGTATTAAcataataatttataataagGAATGACACTCCCCCATGGAAATGCTAAATTACTACAGCAATGAATCCTTTCAAACCATGTCCTCTGTCTGAAGTGTGCAGTGAGAatgaaaagtaagaaaacacaaaatgcacgAACAAAAGCTTCAACAGCTCTGAGCAAGTTGATGAGTCAGAACTGAATCAATTCAAAACGAAAATTCCTTTTTAACGTGTAAACAATGACAACGACTAACCTTCATCATTCAAGTTTGACTTTTACAGTTTGTCTCCACTATTCAGACGTATTGTTAGGAACAAAATCGCTTCaccacagagaggaaacaaaaaaaaacctttttcaaTGAAACACATGTCCACAACTGCAAGAATTtacttctgttttattattctcCCTGGCCAAATACACGGAAATCAATGTGCGAATGCATTTGAGGTTGTCACGACTGCATCTAGATCCTGTGCCAATGACACGCTGCTAAAATCGCTCATAGCTTTACGAGGTGAATTAGCATGTAGCTCCAGAGGATAGCAGGTAGGTGGAGTGGGTGGGAGGTTACTCACGCTTTATCTGATTTGAAGGATTTGTCACAGGCTGGGCAGTACAGATCGTCATAATAGTCAATTGTCAGTTCGTCTCCATCAGGCTGCTCTGCATCTGTGAATGAATATTTATGCGTTGAAAAATAATTACAGGCAGTGCGCGCACGCGcacacgcgcgcgcacgcacacacacacacacacacacacacaaaaacaagagaagtACTTTATACCTCACTGACAATCAACTTCTATTTAAACATCACTTAAAATCACTTGCCAATTAAAATCTGTGGAAACTGCTGACATCACTGGCTCGCCTGAGGGTGTACGTCGAGAAAATGCGAGCGACGATGGATAGCCTTGTTTCATTAATGAATATTGGCCTTTTCTGTACAGTCTGAGTAAGTTGTTTCACCCACCGTAATAGAGAGCTACAGTGAGCTGAAGGTTTGCACTGCAGATGGCTTTGCTAGATGTGTGTGACTAAGAAGAAGATAGTTGCCTTCACTCTCAACAATCTCTACTGGCATCAGAAACTGTGGCTACAGGAGCTGACACATGTAGCTGCTGTAAGTACATTCCCTTAATGCAGACGTATAAATGCAGCTTaaatctcaaacacacagtctcactgacctcctccctcttcgCTGTTCTTCTCCGGTGCGTCCATCTCCAGCTCTTCGTCCTCACTCTCTGATGCATCTCCAAACTCCTCTCCGTACTGAGCCtccatctgctgcagctccttctcAAGTTCAGACATGGCCGCCCAGCTCTGCTCCTTGTACTCTTCTGCCAGTCTTGGAATGGACGTACAGTATTAGGAGTATGAGGAAGAAACAGCgataaaataaatgtcacatttaccTAACTATCCATCCACTACTTACTTGGCTTGGCTGAGCTTCTGCTTCcgcctcagctcctccaccttcttGATCTTCTCAGCGTtctgctcctccaccagcttTCTGTGGGCCTGCACACGGCGGTCACGTTTGCGAACAAAAGCCACGAGTTGCCGCACAAGCTCGTTGCGCTCCTTTCGACCCTTCTCTCTGGTCTTCTTGTTCTCCTTCTCCATGGCCCTTTTCTCCCAGCGGTTGGAGGCCTGCCTCGTATCATACTCCTCCTTCCAGGCAAAGTTTTTATGGGTGCAGAAGCTCTGCCAGTAGCCGTAAAACACGTGCACTACCTGTTATATGGAAATAGAGACTGAATAAGTACACCAGCCTACTGAAAGTCTTTACTGGTTCACTATCAACATTCCTGTCTTGTTTTTACTCAGAGAAAGCAGCACAGAAATAAAGAAGACTTGCTTactgttttattcatgtaatTGAATTGTATAAAGAACTCTTAGATCATCCAACAGAGGAACAACCTCGAGACAAGTGTTTTAAGTGTGGGGCTGGCTTACTGTATCATAATCACTCTGAGAGTCTCCAAAGGGAGgaaactcctcctcctcttcctcatcttccacCTTGCCGTGCTCCATCTCCTCCTTAACAATGGACTCAAAGAGATCCCTGTAGACTGTGTAAAAGCCctagggagggagagagagagagcgagagagagagagaaagagagcgagagagagagagaaagagagagagagagaaagagagagagagagagagagagagagagagagagagagagagagagagagagaaagagagagagagagagagagagagaaagagagagagagtgtataaAAACAAGAGGGaataataaatgagaaaataaacattctGTGATGCACAAAGACTTTCTGTCCCCACAACCCGAGGGATGAAGATGCCACCACTAATGTGAACAGCAAGTGCTGTCGTTAAGGTGGTGGACTCTTGTGGTTCTAAGGGCAACGCAAAAAAATCGAACTGGGTTTCATCAAATCGTGGGTGGTTTTGGTGGACTGGCTGTGTTCTTGCATACCGAAAAGGAGCCTGAACGTTTTCTTTAAGTGGGGTATAATTTCCAGCTTGCCCACAGTCCTGCAGCTGAGATAGATGTTGATAGATATCTGCCTTTTGATCATCTCATTTGTCCTTCCTCTTAGTTGTATACTGATCCAACGAGGACAGACAGTCTGACCTGTTATTTATTTGAGTGGTGCCACAACTACTGAGTTATACTGACGTTTTAAAATCAGGAGTCATCCAATCAAgttgtgtggtttgtgttttgagtttaaGTATTGTGCGTATCTGTGCGTATTGTGGATAAACCTGTACTGTTTGGTATTTAAGCAACTTCAAGGATATTTCATAACAGAAATCTTTAAGGAAAAAAACTTTAAGTGCTTTCCAAAACCTCAAccgttttcttttcctccccatTGACATTGGGCTATTTTGATAACATAATTGATTTATCCTCCACAAAATGAGACTCAGGGGATGTTTGAAAGAAGTTTCTTTGTCAGATTGAGATCCTGTTTCTATTGGCATTTTCCTTGACTGAAGAAGAGGACTGAAAAGACCTGGTTGTAGGTTTGATGTAACTGTTTGTGAGTACTGAGCAACATGATCCTCACACACAACCGCAAACACTCACCTTCTCGTCATCTCCGTAGCCAGAGTAGCAGGTGACCGTGAAGTACTGCAGCAGGTCAATGCTGTCATCTTCATAATCTCCACTCAGTCCTCCTTTCAGCAGAGCGTCCCTGTGATTGTCATACCTGCCACACAGAAGGAGACGGAGACATCAAACTGAGATGTACTTATCCAACACAGTTTGTACATAAAACAGTAAAGATATTGTGAGTCAGGAAGAACTCTTTCCAgatgtttaaattaaatttgtaCGCACCAAGCTCTCTCCTGCAGATCACTCAGGACATCATAAGCTGCCTGAATCAGCTTGAACTGCTCCGCCGCCTCCTCAGCATTGTCCAAGTTTTTATCTGGGAAATTTCAGGGGGAAACCACAGCTGTTGTTAGAGcgaaaaaatgtatttggcaaaATGCAGTTTCTAGCATACAATTCTCTCAGAGAAAATGTATCAAAGGCACATTAGGTCACCCAGGGGGGGGTTAGGGCATTACACCAGCCAATATAATAACTTACCATCATACTACAGTGTCAAATGTCACCCCATTCTCAGCAAAGACTACTATTCAATTCTGATACTTCCCCCAGGACTAACAATACTTCTATACTTATATAGATAAGAGATTTCTACCACAACTTACCTGGATGCCATTTCAATGCTAATTTTCGATACGCTTTCTTCAAATCGTCGTCTCCTGCGTCTCGTTTCACACCCAAGATTTCATAGTGACACTTCATTGTTAGCTAACTGTAAAGAGAAACGTGTCTCTAGGATAAATACTCAATAGAAATGTTGTTCGCGTTGTCCCAGGCGACGCTAGCTTTAGCCTGTAGCTGACTGGAGCATGCTAGCGACCGGGCAGCATCTCTCGTCTATGTCTTACGTAATCCAGACTTCTCAAGTGATAGCAAcaatattgtattgttttggCGTTACATATTCAAATCCATGCAATGTCCTTTATCGCTGAGAAACAGCTTCTATACGATAAGTTGATTTAAGACCGGTTGTTATGTGTCTTTACTGTGTGGTGCCGCTAAATCTCGCGATAATTGTTCTTCTTTCGTTTATAATTTCGGAAGACTTGAAGCTATAATCGCGTATTGCTGCCCTCTATAGTTCGAAATTAAATCAAGATCTTATTCGATCGATATCAGGCTCTACTCAGAAAAGACCaatgttgtgaaataaaattATTCTATATTCAGTTATCTCAGTTATAATCTTCCAGGTTCACACACCTCTCATCTAGATTTTTCCGTCTCCTGAACTGGTGCCTCCAGCTGCCCAACCTTCAATCGTAATTAGGTCTAATCTAGGTTTTAAATACAGGCTTCAGCATTTCTTCACCAGTATTTTATTGCTGCTTTGAGGCTTAGAATCTGTTAAGGAAATGTGGTGAAGTTATAAACAAACAGTTAATTTGTGGGGGGCGGTGTGATATGCAGACTTGtgacttcagtatttctaaaatcctgacTACGCCCCCGAGGACATTgtaatacattatatacatgtTACATTAGGCCTATATATCGATAGAACAAAAATCTATCACATCTCATATTGAGTTGGAGGTGAATCCActtcaattattttcattaataattaaaaagaacattaataataaaacacaacaatctAAGTACACAAATCTTGCAGGAATTTACAGTTCAGTCATGAAATTTGCGTGGTAAAACCCATAAAACCCTAAAAATATTATTGgtcgtgtgtgtttttggatgtgACGCCGTGTGTTACCTGTAGTACCTCCTCCGCACCCCTAGgggtctctccctctgctccgtCCGCACGTGTGTCGTTTCAGTTGGACTTCTGGCTGCGCGAGATTTGTGTCGGCGTGCAAACATGTCGGCGCTCAAGAGAAAACGTGGAGGACAGGCTGCTGTTggtaaaaatgcaaagaaagtaAAATTTGTTGCAGATGCAGTTGAAGCcgaacaggagaagaaaaatgaagtCACGATTCCAGCACCGGTTTCGTTGGTAAGTGCTCGTGCTTGTTATTAGCCACAGACGctggaagctagttagctaacttCAGTTCACCAATGCACCTGGGgtatatttatgttatttaatcCCATTGTTAACGTTATCCTAAAACTGCTAACAACATGTAGCtataacaaacacattcattgtgTAATTTAATGTGTAACATGGGAAAGAGAGTCGTTAAATCACAACATACCCAGTCTGAGATCAACACTCACAAAACTAGCATTATAAATGAAGATGCCATCTGGATGAACTGGGGAAATGTACATAATAATgagtgttttagtttgttttgatgtaatgaaaatgaattctcTAAACAGGGTAAATGGACCAACAAGGAAAGagttctcattttctcctcaagAGGCATCAACTTCAGAACAAGACACTTAATGCAAGACCTGAGGACCTTGATGCCTCATTCAAAAGCAGGTTAGTATCGTGTGTCATTCATGTACGTTTTTGAGTGTTACTTATGTtgagcatatatatatatataggtttGTCAGATTTACTGTCATGATAActgtcattattttcttttgtctgtcagATACAAAAATGGACAGGAAGGAcaagtt from Enoplosus armatus isolate fEnoArm2 chromosome 18, fEnoArm2.hap1, whole genome shotgun sequence carries:
- the dnajc21 gene encoding dnaJ homolog subfamily C member 21 isoform X2, translated to MKCHYEILGVKRDAGDDDLKKAYRKLALKWHPDKNLDNAEEAAEQFKLIQAAYDVLSDLQERAWYDNHRDALLKGGLSGDYEDDSIDLLQYFTVTCYSGYGDDEKGFYTVYRDLFESIVKEEMEHGKVEDEEEEEEFPPFGDSQSDYDTVVHVFYGYWQSFCTHKNFAWKEEYDTRQASNRWEKRAMEKENKKTREKGRKERNELVRQLVAFVRKRDRRVQAHRKLVEEQNAEKIKKVEELRRKQKLSQAKLAEEYKEQSWAAMSELEKELQQMEAQYGEEFGDASESEDEELEMDAPEKNSEEGGDAEQPDGDELTIDYYDDLYCPACDKSFKSDKAMKNHEKSKKHREMVALLRQQLQEEEDSLGLNPDRKDGREEENEQEGEEEEEEEEEDKPRQKLSKKQKRKKKQQKVVRQSAPDEEEEKPALTTEEEAPEKSADPTEPEKQDDLPPTEVKSTSGKTKGKKGGGKDKPKNDKSNTGGEQFPENEVNLRCVTCNDEFPTRNKLFDHLKTSGHASAISSNAAHSSMSKSKKDKRKNR
- the dnajc21 gene encoding dnaJ homolog subfamily C member 21 isoform X1, whose translation is MKCHYEILGVKRDAGDDDLKKAYRKLALKWHPDKNLDNAEEAAEQFKLIQAAYDVLSDLQERAWYDNHRDALLKGGLSGDYEDDSIDLLQYFTVTCYSGYGDDEKGFYTVYRDLFESIVKEEMEHGKVEDEEEEEEFPPFGDSQSDYDTVVHVFYGYWQSFCTHKNFAWKEEYDTRQASNRWEKRAMEKENKKTREKGRKERNELVRQLVAFVRKRDRRVQAHRKLVEEQNAEKIKKVEELRRKQKLSQAKLAEEYKEQSWAAMSELEKELQQMEAQYGEEFGDASESEDEELEMDAPEKNSEEGGDAEQPDGDELTIDYYDDLYCPACDKSFKSDKAMKNHEKSKKHREMVALLRQQLQEEEDSLGLNPDRKDGREEENEQEGEEEEEEEEEDKPRQKLSKKQKRKKKQQKVVRVSNIFYFLSVAVPGLVYSECLLYSCSPPPQQSAPDEEEEKPALTTEEEAPEKSADPTEPEKQDDLPPTEVKSTSGKTKGKKGGGKDKPKNDKSNTGGEQFPENEVNLRCVTCNDEFPTRNKLFDHLKTSGHASAISSNAAHSSMSKSKKDKRKNR
- the dnajc21 gene encoding dnaJ homolog subfamily C member 21 isoform X3, translated to MKCHYEILGVKRDAGDDDLKKAYRKLALKWHPDKNLDNAEEAAEQFKLIQAAYDVLSDLQERAWYDNHRDALLKGGLSGDYEDDSIDLLQYFTVTCYSGYGDDEKGFYTVYRDLFESIVKEEMEHGKVEDEEEEEEFPPFGDSQSDYDTVVHVFYGYWQSFCTHKNFAWKEEYDTRQASNRWEKRAMEKENKKTREKGRKERNELVRQLVAFVRKRDRRVQAHRKLVEEQNAEKIKKVEELRRKQKLSQAKLAEEYKEQSWAAMSELEKELQQMEAQYGEEFGDASESEDEELEMDAPEKNSEEGGDAEQPDGDELTIDYYDDLYCPACDKSFKSDKAMKNHEKSKKHREMVALLRQQLQEEEDSLGLNPDRKDGREEENEQEGEEEEEEEEEDKPRQKLSKKQKRKKKQQKVVRSAPDEEEEKPALTTEEEAPEKSADPTEPEKQDDLPPTEVKSTSGKTKGKKGGGKDKPKNDKSNTGGEQFPENEVNLRCVTCNDEFPTRNKLFDHLKTSGHASAISSNAAHSSMSKSKKDKRKNR